TAGTGAGAATTTATTGTAGTTTGCGATTTTCTTGATAAGGCTGTTGTGGATATGAGCGACCAAGATGATCAACTGATGATTCAGGAAGATGATGAAGCACAACGAGATCTGGAGGCACAAGCCATCCGCGGTCTCGCAAATGCCTACTTGTTGATGCGCGACGAGATCGGCAAAGTGATTATTGGCCAGACTGAAGTGGTAGACGAAATTCTGATTTCACTATTCAGTCGCGGTCATTGTCTGCTGGTGGGCGTCCCTGGTCTGGCAAAGACGTTACTCGTGAGTACAATTGCCAAAATTCTACATCTCTCTTTCCGCAGAATTCAGTTTACCCCCGACTTAATGCCGTCAGATATTACCGGAACAGATGTTTTGCAAGATGATCCTGAAACAGGACATCGTACCTTTCAGTTCATGCAGGGACCGCTCTTTACAAATGTGTTACTGGCAGACGAAATCAATCGAACGCCTCCGAAAACTCAGGCCGCTTTATTGGAGGCGATGCAAGAACGACACGTGACTGTCGGCACAAATACCTATCGTCTCTCAGAACCATTTTTTGTATTAGCGACACAGAATCCGATCGAGCAGGAAGGAACTTATCCACTTCCTGAAGCACAGCTAGACCGATTCATGTTCAATATTGTCGTTAATTATCCTTCTGCTGCAGAAGAATTGATGATCCTGAAACAGACAACCAGCAGTCAGCAACCCCACCTGGAAGCTGCCTTGACTGGTCGGCAGATCCTGGCGCTGCAGGAAGTTGTTCGCAAAGTACCTGTCGCTGAACATGTCTTTGTCTATGCCCGCGACCTGGTAAGAGCAACTCGCCCTGCAGAAGGAACTGCGCCGAAGTTTGTCAAAGAATATTTATCCTGGGGAGCAGGTCCGCGGGCTGGTCAGTTCTTAATTCTGGGCGCCAAAGCCAGAGCGATTCTGGAAGGACGATTCCATGTTTCCACAGAAGATGTGAAGTCGGTCGCACATGCCGTCCTCAGACATCGAATTGTGACAACATTTCAGGCGGACAGTAAAGGACTCACTCAGGATGATATTATAGATATGCTGATTGAACATGTTCCCAATCAGCTCAAAGCGCAGGCGCAAGAAGCCGTCAAAGGATAACTCTCACAGCCTTCGAATTTAAAGGCGATCATGAAATACTGATGTGTCATGTCGATTCCCGCTTCACAACGAATCTTTCTGGATAACAATTCTACAACGCGGCCCTTGGATGAAGTCGTGGAATTAGTGGCAGAGTATTCTCAAACACATTACGCTAATCCGGGGAGTGCTCACGCCGAGGGACGCCAGGCACGCCGCGTGCTGGAGGATGCGCGTGAGTCGATCGCTTCACTCCTCGGAGCCAAGCCACAAGAAATCATTTTCACGAGTGGCGGTACCGAAGCGATTAATCTTGCCATACATGGCTTCTTAGCTGGTTCGCCCAGTGAAATTGCTTTAACGGCAGGGGAACACCCGGCGACCGTCAATACGATTCGCCGACTGTCTTCACGAGGAATCAGACAAACGTTACTTCCTCTCAACACTGATGGCAGAATCAATCAAGATCAGCTACAACTGCAGAACTGGGACAAAATTCAGCTGGTTTCAGTCATTCTGGCTCATAATGAAACGGGAGTGATTCAGG
The Gimesia aquarii DNA segment above includes these coding regions:
- a CDS encoding AAA family ATPase — its product is MSDQDDQLMIQEDDEAQRDLEAQAIRGLANAYLLMRDEIGKVIIGQTEVVDEILISLFSRGHCLLVGVPGLAKTLLVSTIAKILHLSFRRIQFTPDLMPSDITGTDVLQDDPETGHRTFQFMQGPLFTNVLLADEINRTPPKTQAALLEAMQERHVTVGTNTYRLSEPFFVLATQNPIEQEGTYPLPEAQLDRFMFNIVVNYPSAAEELMILKQTTSSQQPHLEAALTGRQILALQEVVRKVPVAEHVFVYARDLVRATRPAEGTAPKFVKEYLSWGAGPRAGQFLILGAKARAILEGRFHVSTEDVKSVAHAVLRHRIVTTFQADSKGLTQDDIIDMLIEHVPNQLKAQAQEAVKG